The Barnesiella intestinihominis YIT 11860 DNA window AATATCTGCATGATCTCTTTTATCTTGATAATCTCGATACAGTCTTTCTCCTCCTCGAATAACTTTGTGATGAACAGTTCATACACATCGTCTGCCTGATTCTCTATATCGTGTAATTTCGAACAATATTCTCTCAATGTAGCCGGATTCTTGCGAAACGTATCCAACTCGTCCATCGCTTTACAGATATAATCCGCCTCTTTCTGTACCAACAAACTCAGTTCCTTTCCGCTATCGCCGATAGGTCGCGGATTATAAATCGCTATACGTTTCGCACAACTGTTTATTCCATCGATGACATCGTCCATGTGAGAAGCCAATGCCTGTATATCCTCTCTGTCAAACGGAGTAATAAAAGTAGTTCCTAATTCATCAAAAATCAAGTGAGCCAATCTATCCCCTTCACGTTCTAAATCTTTAATTTTTTTATAATAGGAAGATCGTTCCTCCGGCTTGTCATGTTGCATGCTCTCTACCAAAACAGCCGAAGAAGAAACCAACACTTCGGAAAGTTGTTTCAACAATGGGAAAAATTTGGGTTCCTTAGGGGTAAATCTGCTAAAAAAGGAATTTTTCATAAATGTGTATAATATAATTATTTAATGTATCCTCTTTCTCGATTTATCCTTATCTACTCAATACCAAGAAGATAAAACGGATATATCTTTTGTAGATTGCAAAGGTAGAAGAATGTATATATACATCATATTACATTTATTTTAAATTTTCACATGGCTTAATTTTTTATTTCATATCATACATAAAAAGATTGTTTTATTTTTGTTCCCGAATATTCCTCACCAAGATGCAAAATAATATGATTATAGAACAAACCGAAGATGGTATCCCCACTCTCTATTTGCCGAGAATGGACGAACATTACCACTCCACCAAAGGGGCTTTGGCGGAAGCTCGGCATGTATACATCGACTCTGCATTGCGAGCTTCTGGGAAAAAAGAAATCAATGTCCTTGAAATAGGTTTCGGAACCGGATTAAACACATTTCTTACATTTCTCGAATCACAGGAAAAAGGATTAAGGATAAATTATACCACCTTCGAACTATATCCTCTCTCCCCCGACATAACCGAAAAATTGAACTACCCGGCGCTCATAGCCCCAAGCTCAGAATCGATATTCGCTCTTTTACATCAATGCGAATGGAATCAAAAGATCGCTATATCACCCTTGTTTACCTTATACAAACGCCATGCCGACCTCACCCGAACCTCTCTCGAAGGAATATACGACGTGGTTTATTTCGATGCGTTCGCTCCCGAAAAGCAACCCGAAATGTGGGACGAGAAAATTTTCCGGGAGATTTTCAGTCACTTGTCTCCGGGTGGTATTCTGAGCACCTACTGTGCGAAAGGGGAAATAAGACGAAGGCTTCAATCTGTCGGGTTTACGGTAGAACGGTTACCCGGCCCGCCGAACGGTAAACGGGAAATTCTAAGAGCATCCAAAAGATAACTCTGTCAATAGATTGCATCGGCTACCGAGGCACCCAATTTCCTACCGACTCGCTGTAACAAGATATAATAGTATTCATCGGTTTCATCGAACGAAGCCACAGACAAGCCTATCTCCGTAAACTGGGCGACTTGTTCCGCTACCGGTAATAAATTTCGGGCAAAAACTTTATCCGATATACGTTTGTGCATTTCATTTAATTGTTCCCGACTTTGGGAATGGGCAATCAACAATCTACCACCACAATACAGATTATCGGTTACCAAGCGGGCAATCGTATCTACCGGATAACGAAAATGAGGGAACACCGAATACAGCAAAATAGCATTGAAACGTCCACCCAAACGATCCCGCTCCACATCGGCCCGGACAAAGCTAACTCCTGCATTGGGAAAACGCAAAGAAGCCTCCCTCAGCATCTTTTCAGAACTGTCCACAGCCACAATAGGAGCATAGTGCCCTACCTGTTCCCGGATAAAAGGTATCATAACTCCCGTTCCCGTACCTATGTCGAGAACCGTATCGCCTTGTTTCAATTGTAAAACAGACAGCACTTTTTCTATCCTCCC harbors:
- a CDS encoding DUF47 domain-containing protein, with product MKNSFFSRFTPKEPKFFPLLKQLSEVLVSSSAVLVESMQHDKPEERSSYYKKIKDLEREGDRLAHLIFDELGTTFITPFDREDIQALASHMDDVIDGINSCAKRIAIYNPRPIGDSGKELSLLVQKEADYICKAMDELDTFRKNPATLREYCSKLHDIENQADDVYELFITKLFEEEKDCIEIIKIKEIMQILEKTTDSAEYVGKILRTLIVKYA
- a CDS encoding class I SAM-dependent methyltransferase gives rise to the protein MNFFDEMAGVWNKTCRYDTGRIEKVLSVLQLKQGDTVLDIGTGTGVMIPFIREQVGHYAPIVAVDSSEKMLREASLRFPNAGVSFVRADVERDRLGGRFNAILLYSVFPHFRYPVDTIARLVTDNLYCGGRLLIAHSQSREQLNEMHKRISDKVFARNLLPVAEQVAQFTEIGLSVASFDETDEYYYILLQRVGRKLGASVADAIY
- the mnmD gene encoding tRNA (5-methylaminomethyl-2-thiouridine)(34)-methyltransferase MnmD; this encodes MIIEQTEDGIPTLYLPRMDEHYHSTKGALAEARHVYIDSALRASGKKEINVLEIGFGTGLNTFLTFLESQEKGLRINYTTFELYPLSPDITEKLNYPALIAPSSESIFALLHQCEWNQKIAISPLFTLYKRHADLTRTSLEGIYDVVYFDAFAPEKQPEMWDEKIFREIFSHLSPGGILSTYCAKGEIRRRLQSVGFTVERLPGPPNGKREILRASKR